In Campylobacter sp. VBCF_01 NA2, one DNA window encodes the following:
- the rplL gene encoding 50S ribosomal protein L7/L12: MAITKEDVLEFISNLSVLELSELVKEFEEKFGVSAAPVMVAGAAGAAAGAAAAEEKTEFDIVLVDAGDKKINVIKVVRALTGLGLKEAKDATESTPSVLKEGVSKEDAEKAKKELEEAGAKVELK, from the coding sequence ATGGCAATTACAAAAGAAGATGTATTAGAATTCATTTCTAATCTTTCAGTTTTAGAGCTTAGCGAATTAGTTAAAGAATTCGAAGAGAAATTCGGCGTTAGCGCAGCTCCTGTTATGGTAGCTGGCGCAGCAGGTGCAGCAGCAGGTGCAGCAGCAGCTGAGGAAAAAACTGAATTCGATATCGTATTAGTTGATGCAGGCGACAAAAAAATCAATGTTATTAAAGTCGTTCGTGCTCTTACAGGTCTTGGTCTTAAAGAGGCAAAAGACGCTACTGAGTCTACACCATCTGTTCTTAAAGAGGGCGTTAGCAAAGAAGATGCTGAAAAAGCTAAAAAAGAGCTTGAAGAAGCAGGCGCTAAGGTCGAACTTAAATAA